From one Magnolia sinica isolate HGM2019 chromosome 18, MsV1, whole genome shotgun sequence genomic stretch:
- the LOC131232971 gene encoding multiple C2 domain and transmembrane region protein 16 yields MATVRKLIVEVVEARNLLPKDGSGSSSPYVVMDFYGQRKRTQTVHRDLNPTWNEVFEFQVDKDADLAVEALEIDVYHDKRVGPTGRNNLLGRVRLNASQFVRKGEEALVLYPLEKKHFWSWIQGDIGLRIYYVDELVPPPASPLPSPPEDAGKSDTPATPLPQAEDAGKPNMPEAEPPASVEPTPPTAEKSDAPPEANPPQPEVPPPPEAGKPEEPATDPPVETAPAPEPLLTPSENIPNAEPTQTQPESGAGNPPPPDLTSDTTMHGPDHKQKMTGFNGPRQNYRHPVSDIYPREAPDRFPGIPNERSSYDLVEKMHYLFVRVVKARSLPFDANPFVKITVSGCNVQTKIAQKTTLQFEWDQTFAFGRDAHGSASTLEVSVWDPRPGSAPTPTPPQEPGGGRDENFLGGICFDVSEIPLRDPPDSPLAPQWYRLEGGGAHRGDLMLATWIGTQADESFSEAWKTDTSGTVSSRAKVYLSPKLWYLRVTVLEAQDIQPLTPLKETAFSVKAQLEFQILKTRTAISRNGSPSWNEDLILVAAEPFGDLRVVFFLEHRSGKDTTVLGIAGIPLTTIERRVDDRRVVSRWITLDSPTKSRKDSYNGRLHVRVCFDGGYHVADEPAHVTSDLRPAARQLWKPPIGTVELGIVGCRNLLPVKTVGGRGTADAYAVAKYGEKWVRSRTVADSLDPRWNEQYTWHVYDPCTVLTVGVFNSVDESKDPARQDLRIGKIRIRISTLENNRVYKNTYPLLLLHPTGVKKMGEVELAVRFARVVPKLDVLHVYSQPMLPRMHYLKPIGTMQQESLRGMAARLVAQHLSRSEPPLRREVVLHMLDADSHAFSMRKVRANWHRIINMMGWAVEMARWVDDTRAWRNTTATLIAHVLLVLLVWHPDLMVPTIAFYTFVVGGWNYRARRRDPMPHPCVKISHAEAADREELDEEFDSIPSSRPPDTVRVRYDRLRTLGARVQTVLGDIATQGERMQALVTWRDPRATGIFITVCFLVSFVLYVVPSKMVAIVAGFYYLRHPMFRDRMPGPSLNFFRRLPSLSDRIM; encoded by the coding sequence ATGGCAACAGTTCGGAAATTGATTGTGGAAGTCGTCGAAGCCCGCAACCTCCTTCCAAAGGATGGATCTGGATCGTCGAGTCCGTATGTAGTCATGGACTTCTACGGTCAGCGAAAGCGGACCCAGACGGTGCACCGAGACCTCAATCCGACGTGGAACGAAGTGTTCGAGTTTCAGGTCGACAAGGATGCGGACTTGGCCGTAGAAGCATTGGAGATTGACGTGTACCATGAtaagcgtgtggggcccaccgggagGAATAACCTCCTCGGTCGGGTGCGGCTCAACGCTAGCCAGTTCGTACGGAAAGGCGAGGAGGCTCTCGTGCTCTACCCGTTGGAGAAAAAGCACTTCTGGAGCTGGATTCAGGGCGATATCGGACTCAGGATATATTACGTCGATGAGCTTGTTCCGCCTCCGGCATCTCCACTGCCGTCGCCGCCGGAAGATGCTGGAAAGTCTGACACACCAGCGACTCCGCTGCCGCAAGCGGAGGATGCTGGAAAGCCAAACATGCCGGAAGCAGAACCCCCTGCGTCAGTTGAGCCTACTCCCCCTACTGCCGAAAAATCCGACGCACCACCAGAAGCCAATCCGCCGCAACCAGAGGTGCCGCCACCACCAGAAGCTGGAAAGCCCGAAGAACCGGCAACTGATCCACCAGTCGAAACCGCACCTGCACCAGAACCTCTCCTGACACCGTCGGAAAACATTCCTAATGCCGAGCCTACCCAAACACAGCCGGAGTCAGGTGCAGGGAACCCCCCACCGCCAGATCTGACATCAGACACGACCATGCATGGACCAGATCACAAACAGAAAATGACTGGATTCAATGGTCCGCGGCAGAATTACCGGCATCCAGTATCCGATATCTACCCAAGAGAAGCGCCGGATAGATTTCCTGGGATTCCGAACGAGCGATCATCATATGATCTTGTGGAGAAAATGCATTACCTGTTCGTAAGGGTAGTCAAGGCCCGATCGCTACCCTTCGATGCAAATCCGTTCGTCAAGATCACTGTCTCTGGCTGCAACGTCCAGACGAAAATCGCCCAGAAAACCACCCTCCAATTCGAGTGGGACCAGACATTCGCCTTCGGACGGGACGCGCACGGATCGGCCTCCACCCTTGAAGtctctgtgtgggacccacgacCTGGGTCCGCTCCGACCCCAACGCCCCCACAGGAACCCGGCGGCGGCAGAGATGAGAACTTCCTCGGCGGCATCTGTTTCGACGTTTCCGAGATCCCGCTGCGGGACCCACCAGACAGCCCGCTGGCCCCACAGTGGTACAGGCTGgagggtggtggggcccaccgagggGATCTGATGCTGGCTACGTGGATCGGGACGCAAGCAGACGAATCGTTTTCCGAAGCGTGGAAAACGGACACGTCCGGCACCGTCAGTTCCCGCGCAAAAGTCTACCTGTCTCCAAAACTCTGGTATCTCCGTGTAACGGTCTTGGAAGCCCAAGACATCCAGCCTTTAACGCCGTTAAAGGAAACTGCCTTCTCCGTCAAAGCCCAGCTCGAATTCCAGATCTTGAAAACCCGAACAGCCATCAGCCGCAACGGCTCCCCGTCTTGGAACGAAGACCTTATCCTCGTCGCTGCCGAGCCTTTCGGCGACCTCCGCGTCGTCTTCTTCCTCGAGCACCGCTCCGGGAAGGACACGACAGTCCTTGGCATCGCCGGAATACCACTCACGACCATCGAGCGACGCGTCGACGACCGGAGAGTGGTTTCCCGGTGGATCACCCTCGACAGCCCAACCAAAAGCAGGAAAGACAGTTATAACGGCCGGTTGCACGTGCGTGTCTGCTTCGATGGGGGTTATCACGTGGCTGATGAACCAGCTCACGTGACCAGCGATCTCCGGCCAGCGGCCCGCCAGCTCTGGAAACCGCCGATCGGGACCGTCGAGCTGGGGATCGTCGGGTGCCGGAACCTTCTTCCGGTGAAGACGGTCGGAGGGAGGGGCACCGCCGACGCGTACGCAGTCGCGAAGTACGGCGAGAAGTGGGTCCGGTCGCGGACGGTCGCAGACAGCTTGGATCCACGGTGGAATGAGCAGTACACGTGGCACGTTTATGACCCTTGCACGGTCCTGACAGTTGGCGTCTTCAACAGCGTGGACGAATCGAAAGACCCCGCGCGGCAGGATTTGCGGATAGGAAAGATACGGATACGTATTTCTACGCTGGAAAACAACCGTGTGTACAAAAACACGTACCCATTGCTTCTGTTGCATCCTACCGGAGTCAAGAAGATGGGCGAGGTCGAGCTCGCAGTGCGGTTCGCACGTGTGGTCCCAAAGCTGGATGTGTTGCACGTGTATTCGCAGCCAATGCTGCCACGTATGCACTACTTGAAGCCCATCGGCACGATGCAGCAGGAGTCGCTGAGAGGAATGGCCGCACGTCTGGTAGCCCAGCACCTGTCGCGGTCGGAACCGCCGCTGCGACGGGAGGTCGTGCTCCACATGCTTGACGCGGATTCGCACGCGTTCAGCATGCGGAAGGTGCGTGCGAACTGGCACCGGATCATCAACATGATGGGGTGGGCCGTCGAGATGGCCCGCTGGGTCGACGACACACGTGCGTGGAGGAACACGACAGCGACGCTGATCGCGCACGTGCTGTTGGTGTTGCTCGTGTGGCACCCTGACCTCATGGTCCCAACTATCGCATTCTACACGTTTGTGGTTGGGGGTTGGAATTACCGGGCGAGGCGACGGGACCCGATGCCGCACCCGTGTGTGAAGATTTCGCACGCGGAAGCCGCGGATCGGGAGGAGCTGGACGAGGAATTTGATTCGATACCTAGCTCGAGGCCACCAGACACGGTGCGGGTACGGTACGATAGGCTCCGCACGCTGGGAGCGAGGGTGCAGACGGTGCTTGGCGATATTGCAACACAAGGAGAGCGGATGCAAGCATTGGTCACATGGCGGGACCCACGTGCGACTGGAATCTTCATCACCGTATGTTTCTTGGTGTCCTTCGTTCTGTATGTGGTCCCATCGAAGATGGTGGCGATCGTGGCGGGGTTTTACTATCTACGGCACCCGATGTTCAGAGACCGTATGCCCGGTCCTTCTTTGAACTTCTTCAGGCGGCTTCCGTCGCTTTCCGATCGCATCATGTAG